One Kitasatospora sp. MAP12-44 DNA segment encodes these proteins:
- a CDS encoding methyltransferase, which yields MTTTDNPTTAPPVDPGPLIRMTIADCGAKVLHSAVTLGVFEALAEGPTDGIRVSERTGLHPRMAQDFLDALAGLGLLERVEGHYRNSALAQAYLVPQGTSYLGGFVELTNDTLYQTWGRLTEALRTGEPQLLDPDKGGFVGDKHRDPAKMKRFLAGLDAYSDRMGAELARRVDWSRHGSFLDVGGARGNLAAVLVQAHPHLTAGCFDLERTRPLFTEHIGRLGLADRVTFHGGDFFADALPQSDVVLLGHILHGFDDERRRTLLRRVFEAVRPGGEVVVYDRMLDDDRSDPERLLSSLHMRLVSQDGSEYRVADCRAWLREAGFTETAAEPMLGTHTLVTARR from the coding sequence GTGACCACAACCGACAACCCGACGACTGCACCGCCCGTGGACCCGGGTCCGCTGATCCGGATGACCATCGCGGACTGCGGGGCCAAGGTGCTCCACAGCGCCGTCACCCTCGGCGTCTTCGAGGCGCTGGCCGAGGGGCCCACGGACGGCATCCGGGTGTCAGAGCGCACCGGACTACACCCCCGGATGGCCCAGGACTTCCTCGACGCGCTCGCCGGCCTCGGCCTGTTGGAGCGGGTCGAGGGGCACTACCGCAACTCCGCGCTGGCACAGGCGTATCTCGTGCCGCAGGGAACGTCCTACCTGGGCGGCTTCGTCGAGCTCACCAACGACACCCTCTACCAGACCTGGGGCCGACTCACCGAGGCGCTGCGCACCGGTGAGCCGCAGCTCCTGGACCCGGACAAGGGCGGCTTCGTCGGGGACAAGCACCGCGACCCGGCCAAGATGAAGCGATTCCTGGCCGGCCTGGACGCCTACAGCGACCGGATGGGCGCCGAACTGGCGCGCCGGGTCGACTGGAGCCGGCACGGCTCGTTCCTGGACGTGGGCGGCGCCCGGGGCAACCTCGCCGCCGTTCTCGTCCAGGCCCACCCGCACCTCACCGCCGGCTGCTTCGACCTGGAGCGCACCCGGCCGCTGTTCACCGAGCACATCGGCCGGCTCGGGCTGGCCGACCGGGTCACCTTCCACGGCGGGGACTTCTTCGCCGACGCGCTGCCGCAGTCCGACGTCGTGCTGCTGGGCCACATCCTGCACGGCTTCGACGACGAGCGTCGCCGGACCCTGTTGCGGCGGGTCTTCGAGGCGGTCCGTCCCGGCGGCGAGGTGGTGGTCTACGACCGGATGCTCGACGACGACCGCAGCGACCCGGAGCGGCTGCTGAGCAGTCTGCACATGCGGCTGGTCAGCCAGGACGGCTCCGAGTACCGGGTTGCCGACTGCCGGGCCTGGCTGCGTGAGGCCGGCTTCACCGAGACCGCCGCCGAACCGATGCTCGGCACCCACACCCTGGTGACCGCCCGCCGGTGA
- a CDS encoding NADPH:quinone oxidoreductase family protein: MRIVRHYEHGAPSVLHVEETEKPQPGPGYVLIRTEAVGVNFAEVQRRQGIPIGGHAELPGAPGGDVAGTVEALGEGVHNVRVGDRVVVDVARDAYADYVVADASWLIAIPQGMDAGQATLLPSPAQTAYHALKESGQLKAGEIVLIDAASGGVGHLAVQIAKAMGAGKVIATASSQAKLDFVRSLGADVTINYTDADWDEQVKAATDGRGADVVLETVGGDILTKSVGLTAQFGRLVFYGAAGGDLQPIHPLALSRMKTVAGFALYAMLYNRPEAIAAGQRDLLDMITSGRVRPIVHERLPLEDAAKAHELMQARTHLGKIVLIP; encoded by the coding sequence ATGCGCATCGTCCGCCACTACGAGCACGGGGCCCCTTCGGTCCTGCATGTCGAGGAAACCGAGAAGCCGCAGCCCGGCCCGGGCTACGTGCTGATCCGCACCGAGGCTGTCGGCGTCAACTTCGCCGAGGTCCAGCGCCGCCAGGGCATCCCGATCGGCGGCCACGCCGAGTTGCCCGGTGCCCCCGGCGGCGATGTCGCCGGCACCGTGGAGGCGCTCGGCGAGGGAGTGCACAACGTCCGGGTCGGTGACCGCGTGGTGGTGGACGTCGCCCGCGACGCCTACGCGGACTACGTCGTCGCCGATGCCTCCTGGCTGATCGCCATCCCCCAGGGCATGGACGCCGGCCAGGCGACGCTTCTGCCGAGCCCGGCGCAGACCGCGTACCACGCGCTGAAGGAGTCCGGTCAGCTGAAGGCGGGCGAGATCGTGCTGATCGATGCCGCGTCCGGCGGCGTCGGCCACCTCGCGGTCCAGATCGCCAAGGCGATGGGCGCCGGCAAGGTGATCGCCACCGCCAGCTCCCAGGCCAAGCTGGACTTCGTTCGCAGCCTCGGCGCCGACGTGACCATCAACTACACGGATGCCGACTGGGACGAGCAGGTCAAGGCCGCCACCGACGGCCGAGGCGCCGACGTGGTGCTGGAGACCGTCGGCGGCGACATCCTCACCAAGAGCGTCGGCCTGACGGCCCAGTTCGGCCGCCTGGTCTTCTACGGGGCCGCTGGCGGCGACCTCCAGCCCATCCACCCGCTGGCGCTCAGCCGGATGAAGACGGTGGCCGGCTTCGCGCTCTACGCGATGCTCTACAACCGCCCGGAGGCGATCGCGGCAGGTCAGCGTGACCTACTCGACATGATCACCAGCGGCCGGGTCCGCCCGATCGTCCACGAGCGGCTCCCGCTGGAGGACGCGGCCAAGGCCCACGAGTTGATGCAGGCGCGAACGCACCTGGGCAAGATCGTGCTGATCCCCTGA
- a CDS encoding FAD-dependent monooxygenase — MSTDQDFDVLIVGGGPVGLLLAAELRIARVRALVLERLPERSPYSKAFGLHARSLESLDRRGLLTRFREGARSWDNGHFAGLDVWVDFSSLDSRQNYALLSEQARTERLLEEHAVEVGAGIRRGHEVTEVRQDADGVEVEVTGPEGPYTLRAKFLVGCDGGRSLVRKAAGIAFPGSGGRVTARLGDVILPDGENAPMGMERTARGLLFCVPLDETHHRIATFDFEQGKEPGSELTMDELTASLREVWGEDLGAREPRWLSWFTDSACLADRYREGRILLAGDAAHTHFPVGGQGLNLGLQDALNLGWKLAATVKGWAPEGLLDSYGAERREPAQQVIANTRAQIALMNPDPYVTELRSLFTSLMGHEQVNRQLAEMLSGVTVRYELEGPEHRLLGDFARDLDLRTAQGERTLPEYLHRGTGLLLDLAGRPEIGQAYQDWADGLSRAGRVQHVEAQCTQESGLVGLLVRPDGYVAWAADHEATGPELHKGLSEALTRWFGTV, encoded by the coding sequence GTGTCCACTGATCAGGACTTCGACGTCCTCATCGTCGGCGGCGGGCCGGTCGGCCTACTGCTCGCCGCGGAACTGCGGATCGCCCGCGTCCGCGCACTCGTCCTGGAGCGGCTGCCCGAACGCTCCCCGTACTCCAAGGCGTTCGGGCTGCACGCCCGCTCGCTGGAGTCGTTGGACCGCCGCGGCCTGCTCACTCGCTTCCGCGAGGGCGCCCGCTCCTGGGACAACGGGCACTTCGCCGGCCTGGACGTCTGGGTCGACTTCTCCAGTCTCGACAGCCGGCAGAACTACGCGCTGCTCTCCGAACAGGCCCGCACCGAGCGGCTGTTGGAGGAGCATGCGGTCGAGGTCGGCGCCGGGATACGGCGCGGCCACGAGGTCACCGAGGTGCGCCAGGACGCGGACGGTGTCGAGGTGGAGGTGACCGGCCCCGAGGGCCCCTACACACTGCGCGCCAAGTTCCTGGTCGGCTGCGACGGTGGCCGCAGCCTGGTGCGCAAGGCGGCCGGCATCGCGTTCCCCGGCAGCGGCGGCCGGGTCACCGCCCGGCTGGGCGACGTGATCCTGCCCGACGGCGAGAACGCCCCGATGGGCATGGAGCGCACCGCGCGCGGCCTGCTGTTCTGCGTACCGCTGGACGAGACCCACCACCGGATCGCCACCTTCGACTTCGAGCAGGGCAAGGAGCCCGGCAGCGAGCTCACCATGGACGAGCTCACCGCCAGCCTTCGGGAGGTCTGGGGCGAGGACCTCGGCGCCCGTGAACCACGCTGGCTGTCCTGGTTCACCGACTCGGCCTGCCTGGCCGACCGCTACCGCGAGGGCCGGATCCTGCTGGCCGGCGACGCCGCCCACACGCACTTCCCGGTCGGCGGCCAGGGGCTCAACCTGGGCCTGCAGGACGCGCTCAACCTCGGCTGGAAGCTCGCCGCGACGGTGAAGGGCTGGGCCCCCGAGGGCCTGCTCGACAGCTACGGGGCGGAGCGCCGGGAGCCGGCCCAGCAGGTGATCGCCAACACCCGTGCCCAGATCGCCCTGATGAACCCCGACCCCTACGTCACTGAGCTGCGCAGCCTTTTCACCAGCCTGATGGGCCACGAGCAGGTCAATCGGCAGCTGGCCGAGATGCTCAGCGGCGTCACGGTTCGCTACGAGCTCGAGGGCCCGGAGCACAGGCTGCTCGGTGACTTCGCCCGCGACCTTGACCTGCGGACCGCGCAGGGCGAGCGGACGCTGCCCGAGTACCTGCACCGCGGCACCGGCCTGCTGCTCGACCTGGCGGGCCGTCCGGAGATCGGCCAGGCATACCAGGACTGGGCCGACGGCCTCTCCCGGGCCGGCCGGGTGCAGCACGTCGAGGCACAGTGCACGCAGGAGTCCGGGCTGGTCGGCCTGCTGGTGCGCCCGGACGGCTACGTGGCATGGGCCGCCGACCACGAGGCCACCGGTCCGGAACTGCACAAGGGGCTGAGTGAGGCACTCACCCGCTGGTTCGGAACCGTCTGA
- a CDS encoding FAD-dependent monooxygenase, whose protein sequence is MSSDEAPVLIVGGSLVGLSTALFLAYHEVPCTLVERHPGTSVHPRAVGYYPRTVELLRQAGVEPAALRAAAGFESHRTRAGVESLAGEVLFSREELDGADSLTDLTPSRLLLLPQDRLEPLLRARAEALGADLRFGTELLSFDEQPGKVTAQLASAEGVTSFTGSYLVACDGPRSAVREALKVDRQGRGVLSRHVSIAFRANLGGVLGERRYSVVHVKNPQVTGILVHDDTLTEGTLIVGYRPEDGESLDDFTDERCAELVSAAIGSPEVEVTIRSRFPWDMAEQVAEGFVHGRVLLAGDAAHVIPPTGGYGANTGIADAHNAAWKLALVIRGSAGRALIDTYDAERRPIGEYTAAQGSLQLAVRSGTATPEQQEAAADALTVTMGQSYRSTAVVPETGTELLPIASDPRTLGGEPGTRAPYVVLAGAGGPIATLDLFGPGFTLLAGERGQAWVAATAEAGRRLGIDLAAHRVGGPELADPAGRWGEAYGVGPEGAVLVRPDGFVAWRAPAAQAAGAAADVLAKVLRVVLSRD, encoded by the coding sequence ATGAGTTCCGACGAAGCACCCGTACTGATCGTGGGTGGCAGCCTGGTCGGCCTGTCGACCGCGCTCTTCCTCGCCTACCACGAGGTGCCGTGCACCCTGGTGGAGCGCCACCCCGGCACCTCGGTGCACCCGCGCGCGGTGGGCTACTACCCGCGCACGGTCGAACTACTGCGCCAGGCCGGCGTGGAACCGGCCGCGCTGCGGGCGGCAGCCGGCTTCGAGTCCCATCGGACCAGGGCCGGGGTGGAGTCGCTGGCCGGCGAAGTGCTCTTCAGCCGAGAGGAGTTGGACGGAGCCGACAGCCTCACCGACCTGACGCCCAGTCGACTGCTGCTGCTCCCGCAGGACCGGCTCGAACCACTGCTGCGCGCCCGGGCCGAGGCCCTGGGGGCCGATCTGCGGTTCGGCACCGAGCTGCTCTCCTTCGACGAGCAGCCGGGCAAGGTCACCGCGCAGCTCGCCTCCGCCGAGGGCGTCACCTCCTTCACCGGCAGCTACCTGGTGGCCTGCGACGGGCCGCGCTCCGCCGTCCGGGAGGCGCTCAAGGTGGACCGGCAGGGTCGCGGTGTGCTCTCCCGGCACGTCAGCATCGCTTTTCGCGCAAACCTGGGGGGCGTGCTGGGCGAACGCCGTTACAGCGTGGTCCATGTGAAGAACCCGCAGGTCACCGGCATTCTGGTGCATGACGACACGCTGACCGAGGGCACTCTGATCGTCGGCTACCGGCCGGAGGACGGCGAGAGCCTGGACGACTTCACCGACGAGCGCTGCGCCGAGCTCGTCAGCGCGGCGATCGGCTCGCCCGAGGTCGAGGTCACCATCCGCTCCCGATTCCCCTGGGACATGGCCGAGCAGGTGGCCGAGGGCTTCGTGCACGGCCGGGTGCTGCTCGCCGGCGACGCCGCCCACGTCATCCCGCCCACCGGCGGCTACGGAGCCAACACCGGCATCGCCGACGCGCACAACGCGGCCTGGAAGCTCGCCCTGGTCATCCGGGGCAGCGCGGGCCGCGCCCTGATCGACACGTACGACGCGGAGCGTCGACCGATCGGCGAGTACACGGCGGCCCAGGGCTCACTGCAGCTCGCGGTGCGCTCCGGCACCGCCACCCCGGAGCAGCAGGAGGCGGCAGCCGACGCGCTCACCGTCACGATGGGGCAGTCCTACCGTTCCACCGCGGTCGTGCCCGAGACCGGCACCGAGCTGCTGCCGATCGCCTCCGACCCGCGCACTCTGGGCGGCGAGCCCGGCACACGGGCGCCGTACGTGGTGCTGGCCGGTGCCGGCGGCCCGATCGCCACCCTGGACCTGTTCGGGCCGGGGTTCACCCTGCTGGCGGGCGAGCGCGGCCAGGCATGGGTGGCCGCCACGGCCGAGGCGGGGCGACGGCTGGGGATCGACCTGGCGGCCCACCGGGTGGGCGGCCCGGAGTTGGCCGACCCGGCCGGGCGGTGGGGCGAGGCGTACGGGGTCGGACCGGAGGGCGCCGTGCTGGTTCGGCCGGACGGCTTCGTGGCCTGGCGGGCGCCTGCGGCGCAGGCGGCGGGGGCCGCGGCGGACGTCTTGGCAAAGGTGCTGCGCGTCGTTCTCTCGCGCGACTGA
- a CDS encoding GNAT family N-acetyltransferase encodes MEIRSLDGDDPSTVAALLPGFRETMSVELPGDPPVTEALLARLLQRRHGADRILLVGYLDGQPAGCLKLGIDLADPAGPGHGSLWVFPGSRRRGCGRALLAAAGAELRARGRTSLLLDAPAGPAARAFADQAGAERTGTALRSRLLLAGPARTVIESAAGQPVPDYRLVHWTGACPQELVASYADAWGALDAPVNGQARPRDPSPADVRAREAEAVRAGHRLYGVAALAQGGDQVVGYGTLFVRDGPMADTGEVLVLPEHRRRSLATWLKADLLLSAARANSGLALVQVFNSTSNTAVVALNRKLGFTTDSTWDTYALTL; translated from the coding sequence ATGGAGATTCGCAGCCTCGACGGAGACGACCCGAGCACGGTCGCCGCCCTGCTCCCGGGCTTTCGGGAGACCATGAGCGTGGAACTGCCCGGTGACCCACCGGTGACCGAGGCCCTGCTGGCCAGACTGCTGCAGCGTCGGCACGGCGCCGACCGGATCCTGCTGGTCGGCTACCTCGACGGACAGCCCGCAGGGTGCCTGAAGCTGGGCATCGACCTGGCCGATCCGGCCGGGCCCGGGCACGGTTCGCTCTGGGTGTTCCCGGGGTCCCGGCGCCGGGGCTGCGGGCGGGCCCTGCTCGCCGCCGCCGGCGCCGAACTGCGCGCCCGCGGTCGGACATCGCTACTGCTGGACGCACCGGCGGGCCCGGCAGCTCGGGCCTTCGCCGACCAGGCGGGCGCCGAGCGGACCGGCACCGCGCTGCGCAGCCGGCTGCTGCTGGCCGGTCCGGCCCGGACGGTGATCGAGTCCGCGGCCGGCCAGCCGGTACCCGACTACCGCCTGGTCCACTGGACCGGGGCCTGTCCGCAGGAGCTCGTCGCCTCCTACGCCGACGCCTGGGGCGCACTGGACGCACCGGTCAACGGGCAGGCCAGGCCGCGCGATCCGTCCCCCGCCGACGTGCGGGCCCGCGAGGCGGAGGCGGTCCGGGCGGGCCACCGGCTGTACGGGGTGGCCGCGCTGGCCCAAGGCGGCGACCAGGTCGTCGGGTACGGAACGCTCTTCGTGCGGGACGGGCCGATGGCCGACACCGGCGAGGTGCTCGTCCTTCCCGAGCACCGCCGCCGCTCCCTCGCCACCTGGCTCAAGGCCGACCTGCTGCTCAGCGCGGCCCGCGCCAACTCAGGGCTCGCCCTGGTGCAGGTGTTCAACTCCACCTCCAACACCGCGGTCGTGGCGCTCAACCGCAAGCTCGGCTTCACCACCGACTCGACCTGGGACACCTACGCGCTCACGCTCTGA
- a CDS encoding SDR family oxidoreductase translates to MKTELRDKVVLVTGASSGIGRATAMAYAQEGARVAITYHGNREGAELTADRVKEAGGTPLVVRYDLADVRSIRDAVGEVGREWGGIDVLVANAVVWSEAIPRPGRPVPRFEDVPPEQWQEVLHTSLEAAFHTLQSALPVMRGREWGRVVLIGAGLADTGKPGAGAYGAGKSGLFGLMRSLAWELGPEGILVNMVVPGQTATETVRANVPPGFLEEKGRSLPSGRMSQPEDVARAVVFLGSAANGNINGETLRVTGGA, encoded by the coding sequence ATGAAGACGGAACTGCGGGACAAGGTGGTCCTGGTGACCGGCGCCTCCTCGGGCATCGGCCGGGCGACCGCGATGGCGTACGCACAGGAGGGCGCCAGGGTCGCGATCACCTACCACGGCAATCGGGAGGGCGCGGAGCTGACGGCCGACCGCGTCAAGGAGGCCGGCGGCACTCCCCTGGTGGTTCGCTACGACCTGGCGGACGTGCGCTCGATCCGGGACGCGGTCGGCGAGGTGGGGCGGGAATGGGGCGGCATCGATGTACTGGTGGCCAATGCCGTGGTGTGGAGCGAGGCGATCCCCCGACCCGGTCGACCCGTACCGCGATTCGAGGACGTCCCACCCGAGCAGTGGCAGGAGGTCCTGCACACCTCGCTGGAGGCGGCCTTCCACACTCTTCAGAGCGCGCTCCCGGTGATGCGCGGGCGGGAGTGGGGCCGGGTGGTGCTGATCGGTGCGGGGCTGGCCGACACCGGCAAGCCCGGCGCCGGCGCGTACGGCGCCGGCAAGTCCGGCCTGTTCGGCCTGATGCGCAGCCTGGCTTGGGAGTTGGGGCCGGAGGGGATCCTGGTCAACATGGTCGTACCCGGCCAGACCGCGACCGAGACCGTCCGCGCCAACGTCCCGCCCGGCTTCCTGGAGGAGAAGGGGCGCAGTCTCCCGTCCGGGCGCATGTCGCAGCCCGAAGACGTCGCGCGCGCCGTGGTCTTCCTTGGATCCGCGGCGAACGGCAACATCAACGGCGAGACCCTGCGGGTCACCGGAGGCGCCTGA
- a CDS encoding FAD-binding oxidoreductase, translating to MLRDRLQGDLVLPSDPGYPFARQLQNTEYDTVSPRAIAYCESAEDVRACLADAQEQGYRVHLRSGGHSFNGWSTGSGLVVDVSRMNRVLALGSTVRLGAGAQSLDALDVLKRQGRQIVTGTFPTVAAAGFLTGGGIGWQTRMFGVGSDRIVGADVVLADGRFVHCSATEEPDLYWALRGGGGGSFGVVTEFEVRPIDAPEMTGFETLWEYRDAPELLAAWQDWCVAGPDELGTSLVVLPGMFGPAGLPVVKIWGVHLGSSRELECLLDELAERAGAKPMIREVRPRGAYADVMHEALCDSKTVEQCHRTGTNPVAQGHRHPYTRQSYRFTARAASVAEASALLEAWDPSIERERYLLCIAVGGAANRIDPTETAYAHRDARFLVGYQIASREPEPSAGTAAELTAWADRCEAALAPLGCGSYINFPSSRVPQDWESAYYGRNAARLREVKRTYDPYEFFRHRQSISSQAPQSGAGS from the coding sequence ATGCTGCGCGACCGACTCCAGGGCGATCTCGTCCTGCCGTCCGACCCGGGCTATCCGTTCGCCCGGCAGCTACAGAACACCGAGTACGACACGGTCTCGCCCCGCGCCATCGCGTACTGCGAGAGCGCCGAGGATGTCCGCGCCTGCCTCGCCGATGCCCAGGAGCAGGGATACCGGGTGCATCTGCGCAGCGGCGGGCACAGCTTCAACGGGTGGTCCACCGGCTCGGGCCTGGTGGTCGACGTGTCCCGGATGAACCGGGTGCTCGCCCTGGGATCGACCGTCCGACTCGGCGCGGGCGCCCAGTCGCTGGACGCGCTGGACGTCCTGAAGCGCCAGGGGCGGCAGATCGTCACTGGCACCTTCCCCACCGTCGCCGCGGCCGGCTTCCTCACCGGAGGCGGCATCGGCTGGCAGACCCGGATGTTCGGGGTCGGCTCCGACCGGATCGTCGGGGCCGACGTGGTGCTGGCCGACGGCCGGTTCGTCCACTGCTCGGCGACCGAGGAGCCCGATCTCTACTGGGCGCTGCGCGGCGGGGGCGGCGGCAGCTTCGGCGTGGTCACCGAGTTCGAGGTGCGGCCGATCGACGCCCCCGAGATGACCGGCTTCGAAACGCTGTGGGAGTACCGGGACGCGCCGGAGCTGCTCGCAGCCTGGCAGGACTGGTGCGTGGCCGGGCCCGACGAGCTGGGCACCTCCCTGGTCGTACTGCCCGGCATGTTCGGGCCGGCCGGGCTCCCGGTAGTGAAGATCTGGGGCGTCCATCTGGGATCCAGCCGCGAACTGGAGTGCCTGCTCGACGAGTTGGCCGAGCGGGCCGGGGCCAAGCCGATGATCCGCGAGGTGCGCCCGCGCGGGGCGTATGCGGACGTGATGCACGAGGCGCTGTGCGACTCCAAGACGGTCGAGCAGTGCCACCGCACCGGGACCAACCCGGTCGCGCAGGGCCATCGCCACCCCTACACCCGCCAGAGCTACCGTTTCACCGCACGGGCGGCCTCCGTCGCCGAGGCATCGGCGCTGTTGGAGGCTTGGGACCCGTCGATCGAGCGGGAGCGCTACCTGTTGTGCATCGCGGTCGGCGGCGCCGCCAACCGGATCGACCCGACCGAGACCGCGTACGCCCACCGCGACGCGCGCTTCCTGGTCGGCTATCAGATCGCCAGCCGCGAGCCCGAGCCGTCCGCCGGGACCGCGGCCGAGCTGACCGCCTGGGCCGACCGCTGCGAGGCCGCGCTGGCCCCGCTGGGCTGCGGCTCCTACATCAACTTTCCCAGCTCCCGGGTGCCGCAGGACTGGGAGAGCGCCTACTACGGCCGGAACGCGGCCCGGCTGCGCGAGGTGAAGCGGACCTACGACCCGTACGAGTTCTTCCGGCACCGGCAGAGCATCAGCAGCCAGGCCCCGCAAAGTGGGGCCGGCTCATGA
- a CDS encoding DUF6059 family protein, whose amino-acid sequence MGRFWTLIFERCLCPVGRAIVAYGVLHLPEASCHPDDHRALLQGPPAGHPERLCPESSLSRAESLLWAELFPKRPTRFWR is encoded by the coding sequence ATGGGACGGTTTTGGACGCTGATCTTCGAACGCTGCCTGTGCCCGGTGGGGCGGGCCATCGTCGCCTACGGGGTGCTGCACCTGCCCGAGGCGTCGTGCCACCCGGATGACCACCGCGCCCTGCTCCAGGGGCCTCCCGCGGGGCACCCCGAGAGGCTGTGTCCCGAGAGCTCCCTCAGCCGGGCGGAGTCGCTGCTCTGGGCCGAGCTCTTTCCCAAGAGACCGACCCGGTTCTGGCGATGA
- a CDS encoding MarR family winged helix-turn-helix transcriptional regulator yields the protein METTPQQQSSSRADELLDAVGPAFSRLRRNAALNVVKKVAPKDLTRTLVLNIVQEGAAQDGQEITVGVIGERLAVDPSVASRMVSDCISAGCLLRVASQLDGRRTILRLTEAGEEMLRGFRDHQRASYERITEEWPDQERLEFARLLIKYVDTLAQLQRAADS from the coding sequence ATGGAGACCACGCCGCAGCAGCAGAGCTCGTCCCGAGCCGACGAGCTTCTCGACGCGGTTGGGCCGGCGTTCTCCCGGTTGCGGCGCAACGCGGCGCTCAACGTCGTGAAGAAGGTCGCCCCGAAGGACCTCACCAGGACCCTGGTGCTCAATATCGTCCAGGAGGGCGCGGCCCAGGACGGCCAGGAGATCACGGTCGGTGTGATCGGCGAGCGGCTCGCCGTCGACCCCTCGGTGGCCAGCCGGATGGTCTCCGACTGCATCTCGGCCGGCTGCTTGCTCCGCGTCGCTTCCCAGCTCGACGGCCGCCGCACCATCCTGCGGCTCACCGAGGCGGGCGAGGAGATGCTCAGGGGCTTCCGCGACCACCAGCGGGCCTCCTACGAGCGGATCACCGAGGAGTGGCCGGACCAGGAGCGACTCGAGTTCGCCCGCCTGTTGATCAAGTACGTGGACACGCTCGCCCAGCTGCAGCGCGCCGCCGACTCCTGA
- a CDS encoding long-chain fatty acid--CoA ligase codes for MSISVAAILADTAARRPEHPALVCGAQQVSYGELWTRSGQYAAVLHEQGVGPGDKVALLLGNTAHFPMAYFGVLALGAVVVPVNALLRADEIDYVLRDSGAKALVCAAPLLEQGLPAAESADVAVLTVLEEGDVGRPRLDVLAERAVPIDRPVPCRPQDVALILYTSGTTGHPKGAMLTQLNIVMNVTVSMLSPFDLGADDVVLGCLPLFHTFGQICGMATTFRAGATLALMERFDGPGALDLMVARDCTVFMGVPTMYLALLDAAAADPRRPALDRAFSGGASLPVKILQEFQQVFGCEIYEGYGLTETSPVVAYNQRAWPCRPGTVGRPIWGVEVEIARAEVEERIELLPTGELGEVVIRGHNVMAGYLNRPEATAEAIVDGWFRSGDLGRKDADGYLSIVDRKKDMVLRGGFNVYPREVEEVLVHHPAVAQVAVVGLTHERHGQEVCAVVVARPGFRPGPELAEEIVAWGRTRLAAYKYPRNVEFVDAFPLGPSGKVLKRELVARLTA; via the coding sequence ATGTCTATTTCGGTCGCGGCGATATTGGCCGACACGGCGGCGCGCAGGCCGGAGCACCCGGCCCTCGTGTGCGGGGCGCAGCAGGTGTCGTACGGCGAACTGTGGACCCGGTCCGGGCAGTACGCCGCGGTGCTGCACGAGCAGGGAGTCGGCCCCGGGGACAAGGTCGCCCTGCTGCTCGGCAACACGGCGCACTTCCCGATGGCCTACTTCGGCGTGCTGGCGCTGGGCGCGGTCGTCGTACCGGTGAACGCGCTGCTCAGGGCGGACGAGATCGACTACGTCCTGCGCGACTCGGGGGCGAAGGCACTGGTGTGCGCCGCGCCGCTGCTGGAGCAGGGTCTGCCCGCCGCCGAATCGGCCGACGTCGCGGTGCTCACCGTGCTGGAGGAGGGCGACGTCGGCCGGCCACGACTGGACGTGCTGGCCGAGCGGGCCGTGCCGATCGACCGCCCGGTGCCCTGCCGGCCGCAGGACGTCGCACTGATCCTCTACACCTCGGGGACCACCGGCCACCCCAAGGGGGCGATGCTGACGCAGCTCAACATCGTCATGAACGTCACCGTCTCGATGCTCTCGCCGTTCGACCTCGGCGCGGACGACGTGGTGCTGGGCTGCCTCCCGCTCTTCCACACGTTCGGCCAGATCTGCGGCATGGCCACCACCTTCCGGGCCGGCGCGACCCTGGCGCTGATGGAGCGGTTCGACGGCCCCGGGGCGCTCGACCTGATGGTGGCTCGCGACTGCACCGTGTTCATGGGGGTGCCGACGATGTACCTCGCCCTGCTCGACGCGGCGGCGGCCGACCCGCGGCGGCCGGCCCTCGATCGGGCGTTCTCCGGCGGGGCCTCACTCCCCGTCAAGATCCTGCAGGAGTTCCAGCAGGTGTTCGGCTGCGAGATCTACGAGGGGTACGGCCTGACCGAGACCTCGCCCGTGGTCGCCTACAACCAGCGGGCCTGGCCGTGCCGGCCCGGCACCGTGGGGCGGCCGATCTGGGGGGTGGAGGTCGAGATCGCCCGCGCCGAAGTGGAGGAGCGGATCGAACTGCTGCCCACCGGCGAACTCGGCGAGGTCGTCATCCGGGGCCACAACGTGATGGCCGGGTACCTCAACCGGCCCGAGGCCACCGCCGAGGCGATCGTGGACGGCTGGTTCAGGTCGGGCGACCTGGGCCGCAAGGACGCCGATGGCTACCTGTCCATCGTCGACCGCAAGAAGGACATGGTGCTGCGCGGCGGGTTCAACGTGTATCCACGGGAGGTCGAGGAGGTGCTGGTGCACCACCCGGCCGTCGCCCAGGTCGCGGTCGTCGGACTCACTCACGAACGCCACGGCCAGGAGGTCTGCGCGGTCGTGGTGGCCAGGCCCGGTTTCCGGCCCGGACCCGAGCTCGCCGAGGAGATCGTCGCGTGGGGCAGGACCCGGCTCGCCGCGTACAAGTACCCGCGCAACGTGGAGTTCGTCGACGCCTTCCCGCTGGGGCCCAGCGGGAAGGTCCTCAAGCGCGAGCTCGTCGCCCGCCTCACCGCGTGA